In Topomyia yanbarensis strain Yona2022 chromosome 2, ASM3024719v1, whole genome shotgun sequence, one DNA window encodes the following:
- the LOC131685222 gene encoding leucine-rich repeat-containing G-protein coupled receptor 4-like, which yields MNAGALKSIIILLLGCLAQAAVEHHTCIPTSYTSICILEYVYYSRNDTTTHVFPKGHSHVRIGSERWFHSINSIVREFDTKLYNELDRPQALEVVNSGMTSLEIPRALEYANFADNSLKEFSIESGAGETFLTFLDLSSNALSNLTNISSLVNLESLYLSNNEIQTLEPDVFKQLTQLKVLELNQNKITSVPENALPRSLSSLGLFRNQIRELKYNHISLPSLEVFNIESNHLETFDAAALLLAMPKLRIVRFGGNKFDHGVLRTAIVTLQRYNISYRNDFDDSSCYYDRELVDGVCMRDQYWENGWAKATGLSILAILVAVLFVLVSRWIFIAMNR from the exons ATGAATGCTGGTGCGCTTAA GTCAATCATCATCCTCCTGTTGGGATGTTTAGCACAAGCTGCAGTGGAACATCACACATGCATTCCAACGAGCTACACCAGCATCTGCATCCTGGAGTACGTGTACTACAGTCGAAACGACACGACAACCCACGTCTTTCCCAAAGGCCATTCACACGTTCGTATTGGCAGTGAACGGTGGTTCCACAGTATCAATTCCATTGTACGGGAATTTGATACCAAACTGTACAATGAACTTGATCGACCGCAAGCCCTCGAAGTGGTCAACTCGGGAATGACGTCGTTAGAAATACCACGAGCACTGGAATATGCGAACTTCGCGGACAACAGTCTCAAAGAGTTTTCAATCGAAAGCGGTGCTGGAGAAACATTTCTCACCTTTTTGGACCTCTCCAGTAACGCGTTGAGCAACCTGACTAACATCAGCAGCCTAGTTAATCTGGAATCTCTCTACTTGTCTAATAACGAAATCCAAACTCTCGAACCAGATGTCTTCAAACAACTCACCCAGTTAAAAGTGCTGGAACTCAACCAGAATAAAATCACATCTGTGCCGGAAAACGCACTTCCCCGCAGTTTGAGCTCTCTCGGGCTGTTCAGAAACCAAATCCGCGAGCTGAAATATAACCACATCTCACTGCCATCGCTGGAAGTGTTCAACATAGAGAGTAACCATTTGGAAACATTTGACGCTGCAGCGTTACTGCTGGCAATGCCGAAGCTAAGAATTGTCCGTTTTGGTGGAAACAAATTCGATCACGGTGTCCTGAGGACAGCCATCGTTACGCTGCAGCGATACAACATTAGCTATAGGAACGATTTCGACGATTCGTCATGCTACTACGACAGGGAACTCGTCGATGGGGTTTGCATGCGGGACCAGTACTGGGAGAATGGTTGGGCCAAGGCAACCGGATTGAGCATCCTGGCCATACTGGTTGCCGTCTTGTTCGTGTTAGTTAGCCGGTGGATTTTCATTGCGATGAATCGATAG
- the LOC131680927 gene encoding uncharacterized protein LOC131680927: MKGPDLLVLLPGVICKFRERRIGFGGDIEKMFHQIRIKPKDTHAQRFLFRFDERLAPDVYIMDVATFGASCSPCSAQQVMHRNADEGSKEFPEASAAIKEKTYMDDYFDSADTPEEASERALQVKLIHSRGGFNMRNWVSNSAEVLQPLGESSEQRLLSIDCSKEEKRQRVLGIAWDPEKDIFVFSTSWHSDLVPYVLRDQKPTKRIALRIIMSLFDPLGILAPFLIHGRMLIQDFWRLNLGWDTKVGDKEYEKWPQWLNLLPAISSLEIPRYYFRKTCPDSYETLQMHIFTDASELGYGCATYFRVVTSRGTIVALVMTRSKVAPLKYQSIPWMELQAALLGTRMMQTHRNYKQFVVYRVGEILSSTDPANWRHVPSKDNLADCLTKWGKDTVPDSNGRWFNGRNSFLYQDMQNWPKQKPVAEPIEELRAHRLLHHITVPECLMDFGRFSKWSVLLRTVALVHRFVSNCRQKMAGLTIETIRATKNQYKLSSRTIPVVIVPLRQHEYLKAEQHLWRVAQNDSYEVRILLNNRDEPQPIEWTNLEKSSPLYKLSPFADQFGVIRVEGRTANASYVTFDARFPVILPRSHQITTLMLNDYHCRYGHANRETVVNEVRQRFYIFNVRAAVGKVMRECQRCKIAKCKPQYPRMALPLPKERLTPFIRPFCYVGVDYLGPLEVTVGRRKEKHYVVVFTCLVTRAVHLEVAHCLFTDSCIMAVRRFVRKRGSPAEICSDNGTNFVGASNELIKQIKDINSECADTFTDARTKWTFNPPSAPHMGGVWERMMRSVKEAMRALDDGRKLNDEILLTVLAETEGFINSRPLTYMPQESADSEAITPNHFTLGNSSGAHDKFRTPVDLARSKWFTESKPVRVGGLVYVAEGDRRTWVRGKVQQVIAGNDGRVRQAIVRTAGGRELKRPVVKLAVMEVTAAESYEEFDGPRQDPRGGGCSGITATRTDLMGDPLFNGVEKRQ, encoded by the exons ATGAAGGGACCAGACTTGTTGGTGCTACTGCCAGGCGTAATTTGTAAGTTCCGCGAAAGACGTATCGGGTTTGGAGGCGACATCGAGAAAATGTTTCATCAAATACGAATCAAACCTAAAGATACTCATGCTCAACGATTCCTGTTCCGCTTCGACGAGAGACTGGCGCCAGATGTCTATATTATGGATGTAGCGACATTTGGTGCTAGTTGCTCGCCATGCTCTGCACAGCAAGTGATGCACCGCAACGCAGATGAAGGTAGCAAAGAATTTCCTGAAGCATCGGCAGCAATCAAGGAGAAAACCTACATGGACGATTATTTTGACAGCGCCGATACACCAGAAGAAGCATCAGAACGTGCGCTGCAGGTGAAGTTGATTCATTCACGAGGTGGGTTCAACATGCGGAATTGGGTCAGCAACAGCGCCGAGGTCTTGCAACCTCTAGGAGAATCGTCCGAGCAAAGGCTGCTTTCTATCGACTGCAGCAAAGAAGAAAAACGGCAGAGGGTTCTTGGAATAGCCTGGGATCctgaaaaagatatttttgtgttttctacAAGTTGGCACAGTGATCTAGTTCCGTATGTACTTCGGGATCAGAAACCAACGAAGCGAATAGCTCTACGTATCATCATGAGCCTCTTTGACCCGTTAGGAATACTTGCACCATTTTTAATCCATGGCCGAATGTTGATCCAAGATTTCTGGCGGCTCAACTTGGGCTGGGACACCAAAGTAGGCGATAAGGAGTATGAGAAGTGGCCACAATGGCTCAACTTGCTTCCGGCTATCAGTAGTCTGGAGATCCCACGGTACTATTTCAGAAAGACTTGTCCTGACAGTTACGAAACGTTGCAGATGCACATCTTTACTGATGCTAGCGAGCTGGGATATGGTTGCGCTACCTATTTCCGTGTTGTAACAAGCCGAGGAACGATAGTAGCGCTAGTTATGACTCGAAGTAAAGTGGCCCCACTCAAGTATCAATCCATTCCGTGGATGGAGTTACAAGCAGCGCTTTTGGGAACAAGGATGATGCAAACC CACCGCAACTACAAACAGTTTGTGGTGTACCGAGTAGGAGAAATACTGTCCTCGACCGATCCGGCGAATTGGCGACATGTACCTTCCAAAGATAATCTAGCGGATTGCTTGACAAAGTGGGGTAAGGACACTGTACCCGATTCGAACGGAAGATGGTTCAATGGTAGGAATTCCTTTCTCTATCAGGACATGCAAAACTGGCCAAAACAGAAACCGGTAGCGGAGCCCATCGAGGAGCTGAGAGCTCATCGCCTATTGCATCACATCACGGTACCCGAATGTTTGATGGATTTCGGACGATTCTCAAAGTGGAGCGTTTTACTTCGGACTGTGGCACTGGTACATCGGTTTGTGTCCAACTGCCGTCAGAAAATGGCGGGACTCACTATCGAGACTATCAGGGCCACCAAAAACCAATACAAGCTCTCATCGCGGACAATCCCTGTCGTGATCGTTCCTCTGCGCCAGCACGAATACCTAAAGGCTGAACAGCACCTGTGGCGAGTGGCACAGAATGACTCTTACGAAGTACGAATCCTCCTAAACAACCGAGATGAGCCGCAACCAATCGAATGGACTAACCTGGAAAAATCTAGCCCACTGTACAAGTTGTCTCCCTTTGCGGACCAGTTTGGTGTCATAAGAGTGGAAGGACGGACGGCCAACGCGAGCTACGTAACATTCGACGCTCGATTTCCAGTAATACTACCGAGAAGTCACCAGATTACCACACTAATGTTGAACGACTATCACTGTCGCTACGGTCACGCCAACCGTGAGACGGTAGTCAACGAGGTCCGACAGCGATTTTACATCTTCAACGTGCGAGCGGCTGTAGGCAAAGTAATGAGAGAATGTCAACGTTGTAAGATTGCAAAGTGCAAACCACAGTACCCGCGAATGGCTCTCCCTCTCCCCAAAGAACGATTAACTCCATTTATCCGGCCGTTCTGTTACGTGGGCGTGGACTACCTAGGCCCGCTTGAAGTGACAGTTGGACGTCGAAAGGAAAAACATTACGTGGTTGTCTTCACATGCCTAGTTACGCGAGCTGTCCATCTCGAGGTGGCTCATTGTTTATTCACAGACTCCTGCATCATGGCCGTGAGAAGATTTGTTCGCAAACGAGGTTCACCGGCGGAAATATGCTCGGACAACGGTACCAATTTCGTCGGAGCCAGCAACGAGTTGATCAAGCAGATCAAGGACATCAACAGCGAGTGCGCTGACACTTTTACTGATGCTCGTACTAAATGGACATTCAACCCGCCGTCTGCACCACACATGGGTGGCGTGTGGGAACGCATGATGAGGAGTGTCAAAGAAGCGATGAGGGCGCTTGATGACGGGCGTAAACTGAATGATGAAATACTACTCACGGTGCTGGCTGAGACGGAGGGATTTATCAACTCTCGACCACTAACCTATATGCCACAAGAGTCCGCGGATAGCGAAGCCATCACACCGAATCACTTTACCCTTGGAAACTCTTCCGGTGCTCATGATAAATTCAGGACTCCAGTTGACTTGGCC CGCTCGAAATGGTTCACGGAGAGTAAGCCGGTGCGGGTCGGTGGCCTGGTTTACGTAGCCGAAGGGGATCGTCGCACATGGGTACGTGGTAAAGTACAACAGGTAATTGCCGGAAATGATGGCAGAGTACGGCAAGCGATCGTGAGGACAGCTGGCGGTAGAGAGTTAAAGCGACCGGTCGTCAAGCTAGCGGTTATGGAGGTAACTGCTGCTGAATCCTACGAGGAGTTCGATGGCCCGCGTCAGGACCCACGGGGCGGGGGATGTTCCGGCATCACTGCGACACGGACTGATCTGATGGGCGACCCCTTGTTCAACGGAGTGGAGAAACGTCAGTAA